GCCCGCGCCGTCGTCACCACCGCCCGCGCCCGCCCTTCGTGCAGGGCCGCCAGGGCCGCAAGGCGGCTCGCCTCGACCTCGGGATGGGGGCTCAGCGGCTCGTAGGGGCGGATCTCCCAGTGGGGGAAGAAGAATACTTCGTCCGGGCGACCGTGGTAGAAGGCGAGGGCGGCGGCACAGCGTTCCGCCTCGCGGCCGTCGGCGGCAACCACCAGCAACGGCTCGGCCAACGTCGCCAGTTCCGCCGCCAGCAGATAGGCGCCGCTGGAACCGAGCAGCCCCAGCACTTCGAGGCGGGTGGCGCCGGCGCTCAGACCGTCGAGGACCGAGCGGATGGTGGCATGGGCGACTTCCGGCGCTTGCGGCGACTGATCCATGGCTTTAAGCTTGTCCTAAAAAAACGGGGCGTGCCGAACACGCCCCGCATGATGATTTCTTCGGCGAAAACCCGGTCAGTCCCGGGGGATGGCCAGCATCCGCTCGAGGGCGACTCGCGCCTTCTCCCGCACCTCGTCCGGTACGGTGACCCGGGGACTCAAGGTCTGCAGGCTTTTCAGCACATCCTCCAGGGCGGTCAGCTTCATGTTGGGGCAGATCAGGCGCCGCGAGGGGAGGATGAATTCCTTGTCGGGATTCTCCAGGCGCAGTCGGTAGAGGATGCCCGCCTCGGTGCCGACGATGAATTTTTTCGCCGGATTGCTCTTGGCGAAGCCGTACATGCCGGTGGTGGAACAGATATGATGGGCCAGGGCAAGAATCTCCGGGGTGCACTCGGGATGGGCCATGAAGAGGGCGTCGGGATGCTCGGCCAGGGCCTGTTTCACCTCTTCCACCGCCAGGCGATCATGGGTCGGACAGTAGCCTTCCCAGAAATGGCACTTCTTGTCGGTGTTGGCGGCGATGTAGCGGCCGAGGTTGCGGTCGGGGACGAGAATCACTTCGTCGGCATCGAGGGAGTTGACCACCTTGACGGCGTTGGCGCTGGTGCAGCAGATGTCGCTTTCGGCCTTGACCACCGCCGACGAGTTGACGTAGGTCACCACCGGCCGTCCGGGGAGCCGGGCCTTCATCTCACGCAGGCCCTCGACGGTGACCATGTCGGCCATCGGGCAGCCGGCGTCGGGACGGGGCAGGAGGACGATCTTCTCCGGTGCCAGAATCGCCGCGCTTTCGGCCATAAAATGAACGCCGCAGAAAACGATCACCTTGCGCTCGGTGCGCGCCGCTTCCAGCGACAGGGCCAGGGAATCGCCGGTAATGTCGGCCACGGCCTGAATCTCGTCGCGCTGGTAGTTGTGCGCCAACAGCAAGGCATCGCGTTCCTCGGCCAGCCGGCGAATTTCCTTGAACATTTCTTCCTGAGTCATAGGCCACCTTCCATCGCCGTGCGGCAAAGAGCTTGCAAAGTCGCCGTATACTAGTTTAAAAGTCCTGATATGTCAAACCCTTATCGAATCCCTTTGGTCTTGACAGGGACAGGGGAGAAGGGATAATCTCGGCACGCTTGTCCCACATCCCGCCCCCCATATCCCAAGGATTCTTTTATGTTCGGTATCGGCATGCCCGAGCTTCTGTTGATTCTGGCTGTAGCCCTGATTGTCATCGGCCCGAAAAAACTTCCCGACATGGCCCGCGCCCTCGGTCGCGGCCTGTCCGAGTTCCGCAAAGCCACCGACGAACTGAAAAACACCCTGAACGAGGAAAGCCGGGCCGAGCAAAAGCCCGAGTCGCTACCGTCCCCCGCCCGCGAGACCACGCCGCCGCCGGTGACGACCTCCAACCCCTATGTCGACGGTACCAGTGCCGAGCTCGACGAGCTCACCCCCGGCCCAGAGGAGGCGA
This genomic window from Desulfuromonas acetexigens contains:
- the nadA gene encoding quinolinate synthase NadA, whose amino-acid sequence is MTQEEMFKEIRRLAEERDALLLAHNYQRDEIQAVADITGDSLALSLEAARTERKVIVFCGVHFMAESAAILAPEKIVLLPRPDAGCPMADMVTVEGLREMKARLPGRPVVTYVNSSAVVKAESDICCTSANAVKVVNSLDADEVILVPDRNLGRYIAANTDKKCHFWEGYCPTHDRLAVEEVKQALAEHPDALFMAHPECTPEILALAHHICSTTGMYGFAKSNPAKKFIVGTEAGILYRLRLENPDKEFILPSRRLICPNMKLTALEDVLKSLQTLSPRVTVPDEVREKARVALERMLAIPRD
- the tatB gene encoding Sec-independent protein translocase protein TatB, producing the protein MFGIGMPELLLILAVALIVIGPKKLPDMARALGRGLSEFRKATDELKNTLNEESRAEQKPESLPSPARETTPPPVTTSNPYVDGTSAELDELTPGPEEATRPETKDPTHGG